GTGCGCGTGTCCAGCGAAGCGCTGCATGTGGTGCCTTACGATTTGGCCAATCGCTATAAGGTGTTTCCCTTGGAAGCGCACGAGAGCGAGGTTGAACTGGCGATTTGCGATCCGCTGGATATGGACGCGATTGACAGTATCAGTCACGTGATCAAGCGTTCGGTGCTGACCCGTATCGCACCTCTGGACGCGATCGAGCGCGCGATCAACGAGAATTACGACAAGAGCCAGACCCGCGAGATGAACGACATCTTCTCGGGCATGGATGGCTCCGAGAGCGAAGACGGCAAGGCGCCGAGCTTCGAGTTGCCCACCGGCGAGGAGTCCAGTGTCGGCGAAGAGGAAGCCCCGATCATTCGCTATGTGCACATGGTGATCTCGGAAGCGCTCAAGCGCCGTGCTTCGGATATTCACATGGAACCGCTGGAGAAGCGTTTCCGGGTCCGTTACCGGGTGGACGGTGTGCTGCATGAGGTGGAGAACCCGCCGAAGCGATTGCAGCCGTCGATTGTTTCCCGGATCAAGCTGATGTCGAATGTGAGCATCGCGGAAAAGCGCGTGCCTCAGGACGGTCGGATCAACATCAAGGTCGGCAGCAAGGTGATCGACCTTCGTGTCTCGACCCTGCCCACCGCGTTTGGCGAAAGTATCGTCATGCGTATTCTGGACAAGGAAGGCCTGCGTCTTGGCTTGCCGGAACTGGGTTTCTTCAGTGACGACCAAGCGACTTTCGAGCGTATTATTTCGCTGCCCGACGGCATCTTCCTGGTCACCGGGCCGACCGGTTCGGGTAAGTCCACGACTTTGTATTCCGCCCTGAATTATATCAACCATCCGGACCGCAAGATCATTACGGTGGAAGATCCGGTGGAATATGAAATGACCGGTATCAACCAGGTGCAGGTGCGCCGCGAAGTCGGCATGACCTTCTCTGCTGCGCTTCGCTCCATGTTGCGTCAGGCCCCCAATATTATCATGGTGGGGGAAATTCGGGACAAGGAGACCGCCGAGATTGCGGTGAATGCCTCGCTCACCGGTCACATGGTCTTTAGTACGCTCCACACGAATGATGCGCCCAGTGCGGTCAGCCGTTTGATTGATATCGGGATCAAGCCCTTCCTTGTGTCGGCATCGGTTCGTGCGGTCATGGCTCAGCGTCTGGTGCGTCGTATCTGTCCGAACTGCAAGAAGCCCGATATGCCGGAAGAACGCTTGCTGAACTCCTTGGGGATTCGTCCCGACCAGTTGGCGGATGCGACCTTCATGAAGGGCGAGGGCTGCCCGAAGTGTAACGCCGGTTTCCGTGGACGTGTGGGTATCTTCGAGATGTTTAACATCAACGAAGAGCTGCAGCAGATGATTTATGAAGAGGCCAGCCTTGTGGCGATCCGTGAAAAAGCCCGTGAAATGGGGATGCGGTCGATGCGTGAGGATGGTATTCGCAAAGTGTTGGCGGGTGTCACCACGGCCGAGGAAGTGCTTCACGTGACTGTTGCCGATTCCGTTTAAACCAAGTTTTCCTGAATCAAAGGACTGATATGAGTTATGAAATGAACGACCTGCTCGAACTGATGGTGGATCAGGGGGCGTCCGATCTTCATATTCAAGTTAATCAGCCGCCGACACTGCGGATCGATGGGGGAATGACTCCGGTCGATGGCCCAAAATTGAGCCCGCAGGATACCGAGGACTTGATGAAGGCCATCACTTCGGCGACCAATCAGGAGCGCTTGAAGACCACTGGGGGGGCTGACTTCGGTTTCGCCTATTTGGACCTGGCTCGTTTCCGTGTGAGTGTGTTGCGAGCCAAGGGCAACTACGGCATGGTCCTGCGCCAGATTCCCAAGGATCTCTTTACTTTGGCCGATATTGGTCTGCCGGAACGGATCAAGGAGCTGATCAGCCGTCCGCGCGGCCTTATCCTGGTGACGGGCCCGACAGGCTCCGGTAAATCGACGACGCTGGCTTCGATGATCAACTGGATCAACGAGCACATGGACGGTCATATCATTACGATTGAAGACCCGATCGAATATTTCCATGACCATAAGAAGTCGATCGTGACCCAGCGTGAGGTGGGCAACGACGTGGGCAGTTTCTCCGAAGCCATCCGTGGCGCCTTGCGGCAGGATCCGGATGTCATTCTGGTTGGGGAAATGCGTGACCTGGAGACGATTGAAGCTGCGGTGGGCGCGGCTGAGACCGGTCACTTGGTCTTTGCCACTCTGCACACGACCGGTGCGGCCCGTACGGTGGACCGGATTGTGGATGCCTTCCCGGCTCACATGAAGGACCAAATCCGGACTCAGTTGGCATCCTCAATTGTTGCGGTTATTTCCCAGGTGCTTTGCAAGAAGATCGGCGGCGGGCGTGTGGCGTCCTTTGAAATCATGGTGACGACCACCTCGATCGCGCAGCTCATTCGTGAGAATAAGACCTACCGGATCGCTTCCGATATCCAGACCGGGGCGACCCACGGCATGATCAGTCTGGATGCGCACCTGATGAGCCTGTTCAATCGCGGCCTGATCAGTCCCGAAGAGGCCCTTTCGAAGTCCCAAAATGCCGCAGACATGCGGAAAAACCTTATTGAAAACGGTGCGAAGTTCGCCCGCTAGTTCTTACCTTTCTACAGACAAGTTAGTCCCCAATGTTCGAAGACCATAACGATACCGTCTACGAGATCCTCAAATCCACAGAATTGCTGGACCAGAGTCAGCTCGACGAGATGAACGAGACCCACCTGCACACGGGAAAGTCGCTGGCGGATGTCGCCATTGATTCCGCGGTGGTGGAGCGCACAGCGATTCTCTCTGCTGTGGCGGATTACCTGGGCTATGAGTATGTCGGGGATCCGCCAACCTCGATTCCGGAGGAAGTCGCGTCGACGGTGCGT
This genomic interval from Coraliomargarita parva contains the following:
- a CDS encoding GspE/PulE family protein — protein: MTSADEFVLQLLIDKGLIDDAAVEEAREATASEDSAEPDTLALEHLVKEERVTQQQIAEALADEFNMDLVDLEQVRVSSEALHVVPYDLANRYKVFPLEAHESEVELAICDPLDMDAIDSISHVIKRSVLTRIAPLDAIERAINENYDKSQTREMNDIFSGMDGSESEDGKAPSFELPTGEESSVGEEEAPIIRYVHMVISEALKRRASDIHMEPLEKRFRVRYRVDGVLHEVENPPKRLQPSIVSRIKLMSNVSIAEKRVPQDGRINIKVGSKVIDLRVSTLPTAFGESIVMRILDKEGLRLGLPELGFFSDDQATFERIISLPDGIFLVTGPTGSGKSTTLYSALNYINHPDRKIITVEDPVEYEMTGINQVQVRREVGMTFSAALRSMLRQAPNIIMVGEIRDKETAEIAVNASLTGHMVFSTLHTNDAPSAVSRLIDIGIKPFLVSASVRAVMAQRLVRRICPNCKKPDMPEERLLNSLGIRPDQLADATFMKGEGCPKCNAGFRGRVGIFEMFNINEELQQMIYEEASLVAIREKAREMGMRSMREDGIRKVLAGVTTAEEVLHVTVADSV
- a CDS encoding type IV pilus twitching motility protein PilT, which gives rise to MSYEMNDLLELMVDQGASDLHIQVNQPPTLRIDGGMTPVDGPKLSPQDTEDLMKAITSATNQERLKTTGGADFGFAYLDLARFRVSVLRAKGNYGMVLRQIPKDLFTLADIGLPERIKELISRPRGLILVTGPTGSGKSTTLASMINWINEHMDGHIITIEDPIEYFHDHKKSIVTQREVGNDVGSFSEAIRGALRQDPDVILVGEMRDLETIEAAVGAAETGHLVFATLHTTGAARTVDRIVDAFPAHMKDQIRTQLASSIVAVISQVLCKKIGGGRVASFEIMVTTTSIAQLIRENKTYRIASDIQTGATHGMISLDAHLMSLFNRGLISPEEALSKSQNAADMRKNLIENGAKFAR